The Vibrio coralliilyticus genome segment AAGAGCCTTCTGCATAGATAGGTGTGCCATCTTTAATCCATAAGCCTCTATGGGCAACAATCATGACGTGATCTCGATGACTGTTGGCATCCTCTAGCCGTTCTAGAATTTTTTCTACATGTGTTGACTGCAAACTAAGCCTTGATGCATTGCAGAAGCTACTGAATATGGATACGAAAATGCTGAGCGACCGCTTGAGTGGCTCTCTCTACATATCTTGGCACATCATAAAATCGAATTGTGATACACCCTCCAGCCAAATCGCACTTGCGTTATCTTTGGCTTTTTCTAGCTTAGCCCATCAGCTTAGCGCGTTAGTGGTACGAATTACGGAAAACTCTGTTTTTTCGCCCCCTTAGCTGTTTTTTTTCAACTAAATTGTAGGTATGTGAAATTTTCTCATTGATTTCCCTATCTTGTTAACCATGGCGCAGCAATAAATGCCATGGATAGTTAGCCAGCCTATGCGAGTAGCGCTGAACATTTGAAGAAGTATGGCTGAGGTTAGAGATGGAGTTAGCAAATCAGATACAGGCATGGTTGTACGCTGGGCATACATCAGTCGCAATGCTGTTTGTTGGCATCATCCTGCTTTCTTACTTACTGGAAGATTTAGCCATCGTGACCGCGGCAACGCTCGCAGTACAAGAGTTAATGCCAATGAGTATGGCGCTAGCGGCTATCTTCGTTGGGATTGCCACAGGAGATCTTGGCCTCTATCTGATGGGGAAAAGTGCACAACGTGTACGCTTGCTACGATATCGAATTTTCCAATATCAACGTGTCCGTCAAGTGAAGAAGAAACTTCACCAGAGTGCGTTTATTACCCTGTTTATTGTTCGTTTCATTCCTGGCCTGCGCACGGTGGGCTTCACGCTAAGCGGTTTTCTTGATGTGCCTATGATGCGATTTTTTGTCGCGGTAATTGGTGCAACAGGGCTTTGGACTGCTTTGATTTTTGGTTCCTTCTACCAGTTAGGCAGTGTGGCCTGGCTGAAAGAGAGTCACGTAAGCTGGGTGCTGATTCC includes the following:
- a CDS encoding DedA family protein — translated: MELANQIQAWLYAGHTSVAMLFVGIILLSYLLEDLAIVTAATLAVQELMPMSMALAAIFVGIATGDLGLYLMGKSAQRVRLLRYRIFQYQRVRQVKKKLHQSAFITLFIVRFIPGLRTVGFTLSGFLDVPMMRFFVAVIGATGLWTALIFGSFYQLGSVAWLKESHVSWVLIPAGLCLMWMLNKIITKTFLRGSYDTAR